Proteins encoded in a region of the Phocoena phocoena chromosome X, mPhoPho1.1, whole genome shotgun sequence genome:
- the SLC25A6 gene encoding ADP/ATP translocase 3 has protein sequence MTEQAISFAKDFLAGGIAAAISKTAVAPIERVKLLLQVQHASKQIAADKQYKGIVDCIVRIPKEQGVLSFWRGNLANVIRYFPTQALNFAFKDKYKQIFLGGVDKHTQFWKYFAGNLASGGAAGATSLCFVYPLDFARTRLAADVGKSGTEREFKGLGDCLVKITKSDGIRGLYQGFNVSVQGIIIYRAAYFGVYDTAKGMLPDPKNTHIVVSWMIAQTVTAVAGVVSYPFDTVRRRMMMQSGRKGADIMYRGTLDCWRKIFKDEGGRAFFKGAWSNVLRGMGGAFVLVLYDELKKVI, from the exons TGGCCGGAGGCATCGCCGCCGCCATCTCCAAGACGGCCGTGGCCCCGATCGAGCGGGTCAAGCTGCTGCTACAG GTACAGCATGCCAGCAAGCAGATCGCGGCCGACAAACAGTACAAGGGTATCGTGGACTGCATCGTGCGCATCCCCAAGGAGCAGGGTGTGCTGTCCTTCTGGAGGGGCAACCTGGCCAATGTCATCCGCTACTTCCCCACGCAAGCCCTCAACTTCGCCTTTAAGGATAAGTATAAGCAGATCTTCCTGGGGGGCGTGGACAAGCACACGCAGTTCTGGAAGTACTTCGCCGGCAACCTGGCCTCCGGCGGGGCGGCCGGAGCCACCTCCCTCTGCTTCGTCTACCCCCTGGATTTCGCCAGAACCCGGCTGGCGGCTGACGTCGGCAAATCCGGCACGGAGCGGGAGTTCAAAGGCCTGGGAGACTGTCTGGTGAAGATTACCAAATCTGACGGCATCCGGGGGCTGTACCAGGGCTTCAACGTCTCTGTGCAGGGCATCATCATCTACCGGGCCGCGTACTTCGGCGTGTATGACACCGCCAAAG GCATGCTCCCCGACCCTAAGAACACGCACATCGTGGTTAGCTGGATGATCGCGCAGACGGTGACGGCCGTGGCGGGCGTGGTCTCCTACCCCTTCGACACCGTACGGCGGAGAATGATGATGCAGTCGGGGCGCAAAGGAG CCGACATCATGTACAGGGGCACCTTGGACTGCTGGCGAAAGATCTTCAAGGACGAGGGCGGCAGAGCCTTTTTTAAGGGCGCCTGGTCCAacgtgctccgcggcatgggcgGCGCCTTCGTGCTGGTCCTGTATGACGAGCTGAAGAAGGTCATCTAG